One window of Paenibacillus albicereus genomic DNA carries:
- a CDS encoding NucA/NucB deoxyribonuclease domain-containing protein: MTRTDRRRPLRLLPSLLAALLLAALLGGCSFELKLPQPSAAPSGHDATIYFPSDRYPDTAEHIRAAIAAGASAICTIDRDGADANRRESLQGIPTRKNYDRDEWPMAMCREGGAGADVAYVKSSDNRGAGSWIGNQLREYEDGTRIRFVLP; this comes from the coding sequence ATGACCCGCACCGACAGACGACGACCGCTTCGCCTGCTCCCCTCCCTGCTTGCCGCGCTGCTGCTGGCGGCGCTGCTCGGCGGCTGCTCCTTCGAGCTCAAGCTGCCGCAGCCTTCCGCCGCGCCCTCCGGCCACGACGCGACGATCTATTTCCCGTCGGACCGATATCCCGATACGGCCGAGCATATCCGAGCCGCGATTGCCGCCGGGGCTTCGGCCATCTGCACGATCGACCGGGACGGAGCGGACGCCAACCGCCGCGAGTCGCTCCAGGGCATCCCGACCCGCAAGAACTATGACCGCGACGAGTGGCCGATGGCGATGTGCCGCGAAGGCGGGGCCGGGGCGGATGTCGCCTACGTCAAGTCCTCGGACAACCGCGGCGCCGGCTCCTGGATCGGCAACCAGCTGCGCGAGTACGAGGACGGCACGCGCATCCGCTTCGTCTTGCCTTGA
- the def gene encoding peptide deformylase, translating to MTVRTIVPFGESALRSSCRDADPTDPRTHRQLDDLRETLYAKEGRAGLAAPQIGLLRRLIVIDVGDGLVELINPQLIRASGEQTGTEGCLSLPGYYGFVKRAMSITVRTMRRSGETAVLEAEGGLARCIQHEMDHLNGVLYVDHIQDGWLYEDATGRQSPLVPFLALSRGQGARRV from the coding sequence ATGACCGTTCGAACGATTGTTCCATTCGGGGAATCCGCGCTGCGCAGCAGCTGCCGCGATGCCGATCCGACGGATCCGCGCACGCACAGGCAGCTGGATGACTTGAGGGAGACGCTGTACGCCAAAGAAGGAAGGGCCGGCCTCGCCGCGCCCCAGATCGGCCTCCTGCGCCGGCTGATCGTGATCGATGTCGGCGACGGACTCGTGGAGCTCATCAATCCGCAGCTGATCCGCGCCTCCGGCGAGCAGACCGGCACCGAAGGCTGCCTCAGCCTGCCCGGATATTACGGCTTCGTGAAGCGTGCCATGTCCATCACGGTCCGCACGATGCGGAGATCAGGCGAAACGGCAGTCCTGGAAGCGGAGGGAGGCTTGGCTCGCTGCATCCAGCATGAGATGGATCATCTGAACGGCGTGCTCTATGTCGACCATATCCAGGATGGATGGCTTTATGAGGATGCCACCGGACGCCAGTCGCCGCTGGTGCCTTTTCTTGCGCTCAGCCGGGGGCAGGGCGCGCGGCGTGTCTGA
- a CDS encoding ABC transporter ATP-binding protein, protein MTRRQFMETPLESGRSGGARASSAGGKPSTPVLEVDQVSLSYPHGSGRTVVLGGVSLSVGAGEFVSLLGPSGSGKTTLLGLVGGLERPDSGRILVAGEPAGSRPGLAAYMPQQAALLPWRTVQGNVELALRIAGRGRDEARRLAREGLERLGLARHARSYPQVLSGGMQQRVSFLRALLSPQPLILLDEPFGALDALTRQEMQEWLLSLWEQDRRSVLLVTHSIEEALLLSDRILVLSSAPAAIVRELIVPFGRPRRRQLWSEPAFGELKEELYRALRREQGGGIGGDSA, encoded by the coding sequence ATGACGCGACGGCAATTCATGGAGACGCCGCTGGAGAGCGGCAGGTCGGGAGGAGCTCGGGCATCGTCCGCTGGCGGCAAGCCGTCGACTCCCGTGCTCGAGGTCGACCAGGTGTCGCTGTCGTATCCGCATGGGTCCGGGCGGACGGTCGTGCTCGGCGGCGTCAGCCTGAGCGTCGGCGCGGGCGAGTTCGTATCGCTGCTCGGTCCGTCGGGCAGCGGCAAGACGACGCTGCTCGGGCTCGTCGGCGGACTGGAGCGGCCGGATTCGGGCCGCATCCTCGTCGCCGGCGAGCCCGCCGGCAGCCGGCCGGGCCTTGCGGCGTACATGCCGCAGCAGGCGGCGCTGCTGCCCTGGCGCACCGTGCAAGGCAACGTCGAGCTGGCGCTGCGGATCGCCGGGCGCGGCCGGGACGAGGCGCGGAGGCTCGCGCGGGAAGGACTGGAGCGGCTCGGACTCGCGCGGCATGCGCGCAGCTATCCGCAGGTGCTGTCCGGCGGCATGCAGCAGCGCGTCTCGTTCCTGCGCGCGCTGCTGTCGCCGCAGCCGCTCATACTGCTCGACGAGCCGTTCGGCGCGCTCGACGCGCTGACGCGGCAGGAGATGCAGGAGTGGCTGCTGTCGCTCTGGGAGCAGGACCGGCGCTCGGTGCTGCTCGTGACGCATTCGATCGAGGAGGCGCTGCTGCTGTCGGACCGCATTCTGGTGCTCTCGTCCGCGCCGGCGGCGATCGTGCGGGAGCTGATCGTGCCGTTCGGGCGGCCGCGCCGGCGGCAGCTCTGGAGCGAGCCGGCGTTCGGCGAGCTCAAGGAGGAGCTGTATCGGGCGCTTCGCCGCGAGCAGGGCGGCGGGATCGGCGGCGATTCGGCTTGA
- a CDS encoding TatD family hydrolase has product MIGIGKDGQASGLGERGSAAAALYDTHLHLEQYGERERERMLEEAGQEGVRGIVAVSMDLASSRRTRELALRHPELVLPAYGWHPEQALPQDGELDELIGWIRERHAAGERFAIGEVGLPYYTRTEAESAGASFDESGHIGTLDRFAALAAELDRPLVLHAVYEDALKAAKLLLRHGVRRAHFHWYKGDAETTGVLAQAGWSVSVTPDVLYEPEIRELAASYPLGQLMTETDGPWPFEGPFSGRPTHPLLVREAAREIARLRGLGEHEAVGALADNARRFYGFG; this is encoded by the coding sequence ATGATAGGCATCGGCAAGGACGGTCAAGCCTCCGGGCTGGGGGAGCGCGGATCGGCGGCCGCCGCGCTGTACGACACGCATCTGCATCTGGAGCAGTACGGCGAGCGGGAAAGGGAACGGATGCTGGAGGAAGCCGGGCAAGAGGGCGTGCGCGGCATCGTCGCCGTCTCGATGGACTTGGCGTCGAGCCGCCGGACCCGGGAGCTGGCGCTGCGCCATCCGGAGCTCGTGCTGCCGGCTTACGGCTGGCATCCGGAGCAGGCGCTGCCGCAGGACGGGGAGCTGGACGAGCTGATCGGCTGGATTAGGGAGCGGCATGCGGCGGGCGAGCGGTTCGCGATCGGGGAAGTCGGCCTCCCGTACTACACGCGAACGGAGGCGGAGAGCGCAGGCGCCTCGTTCGACGAGAGCGGCCATATCGGGACGCTGGACCGCTTCGCGGCGCTCGCGGCCGAGCTGGACCGCCCGCTCGTCCTGCACGCCGTGTACGAGGATGCGCTCAAGGCGGCGAAGCTGCTGCTGAGGCATGGGGTGCGGCGGGCGCACTTCCATTGGTACAAAGGCGACGCGGAGACGACGGGCGTATTGGCGCAGGCCGGCTGGAGCGTGTCCGTGACGCCCGACGTGCTGTACGAGCCGGAGATTCGCGAGCTCGCGGCGAGCTATCCGCTCGGACAGCTGATGACTGAGACGGACGGCCCTTGGCCGTTCGAAGGCCCGTTCTCGGGGCGGCCGACGCATCCGCTCCTGGTGCGCGAGGCGGCGCGCGAGATCGCCCGCCTGCGCGGGCTCGGCGAGCACGAGGCGGTCGGGGCGCTGGCGGACAACGCGAGACGGTTTTACGGCTTTGGATAA
- a CDS encoding amino acid ABC transporter substrate-binding protein/permease: MRTIRALGLTWLLLILTVTGAAGWSGSAAASEPASGKVYQIGTDVTFAPFEFQDASGTFVGIDMDLMEAIARDQGFRYEIKPLGFNAAVQALESGQVDGVIAGMSITDERKLKFDFSEPYFDSGVIMAVRENDSQTRTYEDLRGKKVAVKTGTEGYRYAESIAGEYGFTIVPFDDSAQMYDDVKGGNSVACFDDYPVIAYGIQQGNGLQLTDEEKVAGASYGFAVRKGQNAELLRMFNDGLANLKNSGEHARIQETYLGEGAQQASGGGWGLISESLPVLLQGLGKTLLYTIVSLFFAFLLGLLFAFMKVGRSRFLRGVATVYVDVFRGIPLIVLAFFIYFGIPQALGFTMPLFLAAILTLSLNAGAYVTEIIRGGIQSIDRGQMEAARSLGLPYGKAMRKIILPQAIRVMVPSFINQMVITLKDTSILSVIGLVELTQSGKIIIARTFESFTIWTTVMVLYLIVIIALTKLAERMERKVRHG, translated from the coding sequence ATGAGAACGATTCGCGCGCTTGGGTTGACATGGCTTCTCCTGATCCTGACGGTGACGGGCGCGGCCGGCTGGAGCGGCAGCGCCGCGGCGTCGGAGCCTGCCTCGGGCAAGGTGTACCAGATCGGAACGGACGTCACGTTCGCGCCGTTCGAGTTCCAGGATGCGAGCGGCACCTTCGTCGGCATCGACATGGATCTGATGGAGGCGATCGCCCGCGATCAGGGCTTCCGCTACGAGATCAAGCCGCTCGGCTTCAACGCCGCCGTGCAGGCGCTGGAGTCCGGACAGGTGGACGGCGTCATCGCCGGCATGAGCATCACGGACGAGCGCAAGCTCAAGTTCGATTTTTCGGAGCCGTACTTCGACTCCGGCGTCATCATGGCGGTGCGCGAGAACGACAGCCAGACGCGGACGTACGAGGATCTGCGGGGCAAGAAGGTCGCCGTCAAGACCGGTACCGAGGGCTATCGCTACGCGGAGTCGATCGCCGGCGAGTACGGGTTCACGATCGTGCCGTTCGACGATTCGGCGCAGATGTACGACGATGTCAAGGGCGGCAACTCGGTCGCCTGCTTCGACGACTATCCGGTCATCGCCTACGGCATCCAGCAGGGCAACGGGCTGCAGCTGACCGACGAGGAGAAGGTCGCCGGAGCTTCCTACGGCTTCGCCGTGCGCAAAGGACAGAACGCCGAGCTGCTGCGCATGTTCAACGACGGCCTCGCCAACCTGAAAAACAGCGGCGAGCATGCGCGCATCCAGGAGACGTATCTGGGCGAGGGCGCGCAGCAGGCGAGCGGCGGCGGATGGGGCCTCATCTCCGAGTCGCTCCCCGTTCTGCTTCAAGGTCTCGGCAAGACGCTGCTGTACACGATCGTCTCGCTCTTCTTCGCCTTCCTGCTCGGCTTGCTGTTCGCATTCATGAAGGTAGGGCGCAGCCGCTTCCTGCGCGGCGTTGCGACGGTCTATGTCGACGTGTTCCGGGGCATTCCGCTCATCGTGCTGGCCTTCTTCATCTACTTCGGCATCCCGCAGGCGCTGGGCTTCACGATGCCGCTGTTCCTCGCGGCGATCCTCACGCTCAGCCTCAATGCTGGCGCATACGTGACGGAGATCATCCGCGGCGGCATCCAGTCGATCGATCGCGGCCAGATGGAGGCGGCGCGCTCGCTCGGCCTGCCTTACGGCAAGGCGATGCGCAAGATCATCCTGCCGCAGGCGATCCGCGTCATGGTGCCTTCGTTCATCAACCAGATGGTCATCACGCTCAAGGATACGTCGATCCTGTCGGTCATCGGCCTGGTCGAGCTGACGCAGTCCGGCAAGATCATCATCGCCCGCACGTTCGAGTCGTTCACGATCTGGACGACGGTCATGGTGCTCTACCTGATCGTCATCATCGCGCTGACGAAGCTGGCGGAGCGTATGGAAAGGAAGGTGCGCCATGGGTAA
- a CDS encoding TetR/AcrR family transcriptional regulator, which translates to MPRIGLDRGSLLAAAAELADERGFEALALNTLAQKLGVRSPSLYNHVSGLPELRRLLAVRALERLAETLEAAVSGAEEDAALAFSLAYLAFARAHPGQYEAIQRAPEPDEADLQAAAGRLVRLMVRSLSGYGLTDDEAIHAVRGIRSLLHGFVSLERLGAFGMPQDRDASFRFMLEAYVRGLRPGGRD; encoded by the coding sequence ATGCCGCGCATCGGGCTTGATCGCGGCTCGCTGCTCGCCGCCGCCGCGGAGCTGGCCGACGAACGAGGCTTCGAGGCGCTGGCGCTGAACACGCTCGCGCAAAAGCTCGGCGTCCGCTCGCCCTCGCTGTACAACCATGTCTCCGGGCTGCCGGAGCTGCGGCGCCTGCTTGCCGTCCGCGCGCTGGAGCGGCTGGCGGAGACGCTGGAAGCGGCCGTATCGGGAGCGGAGGAGGACGCTGCCTTGGCCTTCTCGCTCGCTTATCTCGCGTTCGCGCGAGCCCATCCGGGCCAGTACGAGGCCATCCAGCGGGCTCCCGAGCCGGATGAGGCCGACCTGCAGGCTGCCGCCGGACGGCTCGTCCGGCTCATGGTCCGCTCCTTGTCCGGCTACGGGCTGACGGACGACGAGGCGATCCATGCCGTGCGCGGCATCCGCAGCCTGCTGCACGGCTTCGTCTCGCTCGAGCGGCTGGGCGCCTTCGGCATGCCCCAGGACCGGGACGCCAGCTTCCGCTTCATGCTGGAGGCTTATGTGCGCGGCTTGCGTCCTGGCGGCAGGGACTAG
- a CDS encoding MBL fold metallo-hydrolase, producing the protein MKMIRSRHLVQLAFLPRLFPVNAYLVEEEDGLTLIDAALPYSVKGILAAASRIGKPITRIVLTHAHGDHVGALDALQAALPDVPVHLSARDARLLDGDLSLDAGEAQSPIRGDVPRKLRTRPDVLLRDGDRVGSLLAVAAPGHTPGSMAFLDTRSAALVAGDAFQVRGGFAVSGQVQWRFPFPGMATWDARTALASARRLAELNPSLLAVGHGRMLEQPSAALQRAIHAAAARVEGGAGHAAHRA; encoded by the coding sequence ATGAAGATGATCCGCTCCCGACACCTCGTTCAGCTCGCTTTCCTGCCGCGCCTGTTCCCTGTCAACGCCTATCTCGTCGAAGAGGAGGACGGCCTGACGCTGATCGACGCCGCATTGCCCTACAGCGTCAAGGGCATCCTCGCTGCCGCCAGCCGGATCGGCAAGCCGATCACGCGCATCGTCCTGACGCATGCCCACGGCGACCATGTCGGAGCGCTCGACGCGCTCCAGGCGGCGCTGCCGGACGTGCCGGTGCACTTGTCGGCGCGGGATGCGCGTCTGCTGGACGGCGACCTGTCGCTCGATGCCGGCGAGGCGCAGTCTCCGATCCGAGGCGACGTGCCGCGCAAGCTGCGCACGCGCCCGGATGTCCTGCTGCGGGACGGCGACCGGGTCGGCTCCCTGCTCGCCGTCGCCGCTCCGGGACACACGCCGGGCTCGATGGCCTTTCTCGATACGCGCAGCGCGGCGCTCGTCGCCGGCGACGCTTTCCAAGTGCGAGGCGGCTTCGCCGTCAGCGGCCAGGTGCAGTGGCGGTTTCCTTTTCCCGGGATGGCGACCTGGGATGCCAGAACCGCGCTCGCGTCCGCCCGCAGGCTGGCCGAGCTGAATCCGTCGCTGCTCGCCGTCGGCCACGGCCGCATGCTGGAGCAGCCGTCGGCCGCGCTCCAACGAGCGATCCATGCGGCAGCCGCCCGGGTCGAAGGAGGTGCCGGCCATGCCGCGCATCGGGCTTGA
- a CDS encoding metallophosphoesterase, with translation MHIMLGIVFLLLYGGLVWYVGWSGWRWLKPAAAAWFRILYIAGLSVLALSFFLGRFFPDYALISRVGSYWLALFALLLLVLPVAQLLLLLLRLTRIPRHRAEKWGGAITLAALLSLLAYGSYQAYSPVVRTYEVRIDKPAGGLKELNVVMAADMHFGLLSGPAHAERLVREIERLQPDLVLFPGDIIDDDLELYESSGIGEILAKIQAPYGVYATLGNHDKFDGPTERIIESLEASGMQVLYDEVVTIEDRLTLIGRKDRTERNRAEVAQLAEQADPTKPVILLDHQPYELDIAAQSGIDLMVSGHTHRGQIAPGHLITGAIYENDWGVLRKEQMTSVVTSGFGFWGPPIRLGSRSEVVQLRLVFS, from the coding sequence GTGCACATCATGCTAGGGATCGTTTTTCTGCTTCTTTACGGAGGGCTTGTCTGGTACGTCGGCTGGAGCGGGTGGCGCTGGCTGAAGCCGGCCGCGGCGGCCTGGTTCCGCATCCTCTACATCGCCGGGCTGTCGGTTCTGGCGCTGTCGTTTTTCCTCGGGCGCTTCTTCCCCGACTATGCTCTGATCAGCCGCGTCGGCTCGTACTGGCTCGCGCTGTTCGCGCTGCTGCTTCTGGTGCTGCCGGTCGCGCAGCTGCTGCTATTGCTGCTGAGGCTCACCCGGATTCCTCGCCATCGGGCGGAAAAATGGGGCGGAGCGATTACGCTCGCCGCGCTGCTCAGCCTGCTTGCCTACGGCTCGTACCAGGCGTACAGCCCGGTCGTCCGCACGTACGAGGTGCGCATCGACAAGCCGGCGGGAGGACTCAAGGAGCTGAATGTCGTCATGGCGGCGGACATGCACTTCGGCCTGCTTTCCGGACCGGCCCACGCCGAGCGTCTCGTCCGGGAGATCGAGAGGCTCCAGCCGGATCTCGTGCTGTTCCCGGGAGACATCATCGACGATGATCTCGAGCTGTACGAGAGCAGCGGCATCGGAGAGATCCTCGCCAAGATCCAGGCTCCGTACGGCGTTTACGCGACGCTCGGCAACCACGACAAGTTCGACGGCCCGACGGAGCGCATCATCGAGTCGCTCGAAGCGAGCGGCATGCAGGTGCTGTACGACGAGGTCGTGACCATAGAGGACCGGCTGACGCTGATCGGCCGCAAGGACCGCACCGAGCGGAACCGGGCGGAGGTTGCGCAGCTGGCCGAGCAGGCCGACCCGACCAAGCCGGTCATCCTGCTGGACCATCAGCCGTACGAGCTGGACATCGCCGCGCAGAGCGGCATCGACCTGATGGTGTCGGGCCATACGCATCGCGGACAGATCGCGCCGGGCCATCTCATCACGGGGGCGATCTACGAGAACGACTGGGGCGTGCTGCGCAAGGAGCAGATGACGTCCGTCGTCACCTCGGGCTTCGGCTTCTGGGGGCCGCCGATCCGTCTGGGCAGCCGCTCCGAGGTCGTGCAGCTGCGCCTCGTCTTTTCTTGA
- a CDS encoding amino acid ABC transporter ATP-binding protein: MGKIRVEGLKKSFGSNEVLKGIDLQVRPGEVVCVIGPSGSGKSTLLRCMNRLEDITAGRVVVDDVDINAKDTDINKVRENIGMVFQHFNLFPHFSVLRNIAFAPTELGKLDESAARQTALRLLDRVGLSDKADAYPAQLSGGQKQRVAIARALAMNPDIMLFDEPTSALDPEMVGEVLGVMKNLASEGMTMMVVTHEMGFAREVADRAVFMDGGYIVEEGPPEELFGRPQQERTISFLEKVL, translated from the coding sequence ATGGGTAAGATCCGCGTCGAAGGGCTGAAGAAGAGCTTCGGCTCGAACGAGGTGCTCAAGGGCATCGACCTGCAGGTGCGGCCCGGCGAGGTCGTCTGCGTCATCGGACCGTCCGGCTCCGGCAAGAGCACGCTGCTGCGCTGCATGAACCGGCTGGAGGACATCACCGCCGGCCGCGTCGTCGTCGACGACGTCGACATCAACGCGAAGGACACGGACATCAACAAGGTGCGCGAGAACATCGGCATGGTGTTCCAGCATTTCAACCTGTTCCCGCACTTCAGCGTGCTCCGCAACATCGCCTTCGCGCCGACGGAGCTCGGCAAGCTCGACGAGTCGGCAGCCCGGCAGACCGCGCTGCGGCTGCTGGATCGGGTCGGGCTCTCCGACAAGGCGGACGCCTATCCGGCGCAGCTGTCCGGCGGCCAGAAGCAGCGCGTGGCGATCGCCCGGGCGCTGGCGATGAACCCGGACATCATGCTGTTCGACGAGCCGACGTCGGCGCTCGATCCGGAGATGGTCGGGGAAGTGCTCGGCGTGATGAAGAACCTGGCGAGCGAGGGCATGACGATGATGGTCGTCACGCATGAGATGGGCTTCGCCCGCGAGGTCGCCGATCGGGCCGTCTTCATGGACGGCGGCTACATCGTCGAGGAAGGCCCGCCGGAGGAGCTGTTCGGCCGGCCGCAGCAGGAGCGGACGATCAGCTTCCTGGAAAAGGTGCTGTAA